The Oncorhynchus gorbuscha isolate QuinsamMale2020 ecotype Even-year unplaced genomic scaffold, OgorEven_v1.0 Un_scaffold_1061, whole genome shotgun sequence genome includes a window with the following:
- the LOC124021144 gene encoding zinc finger protein 501-like isoform X2, translating into MNQETLSLQPSSPLPLPESLGRTSPGNTLLLGLKRVSVRLVDCRKTPALRDSPNRHSLSIRGLSTWEADAEEAEKSLSRSEHLKKHQQRPTRKKPHCCSDCGKSYTSKVNLRGHQIIHTGEKPHCCAQCGASLSSASALEGHMRIHTGEKPYQCSECGQRFTYSSGLRIHERIKHTGEKPHCCSDCGKRFATSQSLKAHWRIHTGERPFHCSECGKSFTQASALSEHKQIHSGEKPHHCELCGGSYSSSKLLRLHQRIHTGEKPYHCADCGKSFRLICILRCHQLRHTGEKPHQCTECGKRFAVKSGLWSHNIVHTGEKGYQCPQCGKKLGSSTSLEQHKRTHTGHKPFHCSHCKLSFATNSALCTHQRIHTGEKPHSCNVCQRSFGRSDHLKNHMQIHTGEKPYHCSKCELSFTNNRSLKEHEVRHTDDKPHCCSQCGASLSSARALEGHMRIHTGEKPYECSECGQKFAHRANLGTHRRIHTGEKPYHCSDCKKSFSKLYYFKKHKFTHSEKIML; encoded by the exons GAAAcactctccctccaaccctcctcccCCCTACCCCTCCCGGAGTCCCTGGGTCGTACGTCTCCTGGTAACACCTTACTGCTGGGTCTGAAGAGGGTGTCTGTGCGGTTGGTCGACTGCAGGAAAACACCGGCGCTAA GGGACAGTCCTAACCGTCACTCTCTCAGTATAAGGGGCTTGTCAACTTGGGAGGCTGATGCTGAGGAGGCAGAGAaaagtctctccagatcagaacacctcaaGAAACACCAGCAGAGACCCACACGGAAGAAAcctcactgctgctctgactgtgggaagagttacACCTCTAAAGTAAACCTTAGAGGACACCAGATAATTCATACTGGAGAGAAACCTCACTGCTGCGCCCAGTGTGGAGCTAGCCTCTCCTCTGCCAGTGCACTGGAAGGACACATGCGgattcacactggagagaaaccgtaCCAGTGCTCAGAATGTGGGCAGAGATTTACATACTCCAGTGGTTTACGGATACACGAGAGAATAAAACACACCGGCGAAAAACCCCACTGTTGCTCTGACTGCGGGAAGAGATTTGCTACATCACAAAGCTTAAAAGCTCACTGGCGGATTCACACTGGAGAGAGACCGTTCCACTGCTCtgagtgtgggaagagtttcacacAAGCCTCAGCACTGTCTGAACACAAACAAATACACTCAGGAGAAAAGCCTCACCACTGTGAGCTGTGCGGGGGAAGCTATTCCTCTTCTAAATTACTCAGACTACACCAGAGgattcacacaggggagaaaccttaccactgtgctgactgtgggaaaagcttcagACTGATTTGTATTTTAAGATGTCACCAGCTAAGACATACTGGAGAGAAGCCCCACCAATGTACTGAGTGTGGGAAGAGGTTTGCTGTTAAGAGTGGGCTCTGGTCACATAACATAGTGCACACTGGAGAGAAAGGCTACCAATGCCCACAGTGCGGTAAGAAGCTAGGATCATCTACTTCTCTAGAGCAGCATAAgcgaacacacactggacacaaacCCTTCCACTGTTCCCACTGTAAGTTGAGCTTTGCCACTAATTCAGCCCTGTGCACACACCAGAGAATTCACACAGGTGAGAAACCACACAGCTGCAATGTTTGCCAGAGGAGTTTTGGACGGTCGGATCACCTGAAAAATCATATGCAAattcacacaggagaaaagccataCCACTGCTCTAAGTGCGAGCTGAGTTTCACTAACAACAGATCTCTGAAAGAACATGAGGTCAGACACACAGACGATAAACCTCACTGCTGCTCCCAGTGCGGTGCTAGTCTCTCTTCTGCCAGGGCACTGGAAGGACACATGCGgattcacactggagagaaaccgtaCGAGTGCTCTGAATGTGGGCAGAAGTTTGCACATAGAGCCAATCTTGGGACACACCgaagaatacacacaggagagaaaccctatcactgctctgactgcaAGAAGAGCTTTTCAAAACTTTACTATTTCAAAAAGCACAAGTTCACACATTCAGAGAAGATAATGCTGTAA